In one Aeromicrobium erythreum genomic region, the following are encoded:
- a CDS encoding ABC transporter permease: MSSAEVLAAGEPPTPVPAAPSGSRRGLPPLARYLLVRLALVVPMIWVLVTLVFVLLRVIGDPITAAQGGRLTPEQIAERKAEAGLDRPLLVQYWEYLSGLLHGDFGRSLTDNQPISEVLRVNGAATLELSFYALVVAFAVGVPLGRLAARYRDRLPDVTLRLFAIVAYAAPVFFVGLLLKLAFTPFGWPSSGRASTSTLLTLEQVRPRTNILLVDAILWGDPRYVLEVLQYALLPALALGLLTGGVFLRLVRINLLQTMRAEYVTSARARGMAEGRVIRKVAFRNALVPVVTVMGMQVAMLLAGAVLTETTFEWKGIGYALAEYLKARDFLAVQGIVTVIALVVCVASFLIDVIVALVDPRVRF; encoded by the coding sequence ATGTCCTCCGCCGAGGTGCTCGCTGCCGGCGAGCCGCCCACCCCCGTCCCGGCCGCGCCGTCGGGCTCGCGCCGGGGCCTGCCCCCGCTGGCGCGCTACCTGCTCGTCCGGCTGGCGCTCGTCGTCCCGATGATCTGGGTGCTCGTCACCCTCGTGTTCGTGCTGCTGCGGGTGATCGGCGACCCGATCACGGCCGCGCAGGGCGGGCGGCTGACGCCCGAGCAGATCGCCGAGCGCAAGGCCGAGGCCGGGCTCGACCGCCCGCTCCTGGTGCAGTACTGGGAGTACCTGTCGGGTCTGCTGCACGGTGACTTCGGTCGGTCCCTGACCGACAACCAGCCGATCTCGGAGGTGCTGCGCGTCAACGGCGCGGCGACCCTGGAGCTGTCGTTCTACGCGCTCGTCGTCGCGTTCGCCGTCGGCGTGCCGCTCGGCCGGCTGGCAGCGCGCTACCGCGACCGGCTGCCCGACGTGACCCTGCGGCTGTTCGCGATCGTGGCGTACGCCGCGCCGGTGTTCTTCGTCGGGCTGCTGCTGAAGCTGGCGTTCACGCCGTTCGGCTGGCCGTCGTCGGGTCGGGCGTCGACCTCGACGCTGCTGACGCTCGAGCAGGTGCGACCGCGCACGAACATCCTGCTCGTCGACGCGATCCTGTGGGGCGACCCGCGGTACGTGCTGGAGGTGCTGCAGTACGCGCTGCTGCCCGCGCTCGCGCTGGGCCTGCTGACCGGTGGCGTGTTCCTGCGCCTGGTGCGCATCAACCTGCTGCAGACGATGCGCGCCGAGTACGTGACGTCGGCGCGGGCCCGTGGCATGGCCGAGGGTCGCGTGATCCGCAAGGTCGCGTTCCGCAACGCCCTCGTGCCCGTGGTGACGGTGATGGGCATGCAGGTCGCGATGCTGCTGGCGGGTGCGGTGCTGACGGAGACCACCTTCGAGTGGAAGGGCATCGGCTACGCGCTCGCGGAGTACCTGAAGGCCCGCGACTTCCTGGCGGTGCAGGGCATCGTCACGGTGATCGCGCTCGTGGTGTGCGTGGCGAGCTTCCTGATCGACGTGATCGTCGCGCTCGTCGACCCGAGGGTGCGGTTCTGA
- a CDS encoding ABC transporter substrate-binding protein has translation MAATTLAGLALAACGAGNTGDTDAGILVGTTDKVVSIDPAGSYDNGSTQVQTQAYQYLMNFPAGSTDLTPDAAESCDFETPTEYVCTVKDGLTFANGNELTASDVAFSFQRIVDINDPNGPASLLGAMKKVEARDDSTVVFTLAAPNDVTFPQVLATSAGPIVDEETYPADKVLDDDAAAVKAQGFSGPYTIGSYKKNELAEFTRNKDYDGAFGTPKNDAVTLTYYADANNLKLDVQNGKIDVAWRSLTPTDIASLEKADGVTVHKGDGGELRYIVFNLKTMPGDDDAQKTAIRQAVASSIDRDELSEQVYKGTYTPAYSAVPEGQTAATEPFKELYGEKPDVDKAKAFLDEAGVATPVELNLQYNPDHYGSNSDQEYAMVKRQLEATKLFTVDLQSTEWTTYSEERVKDAYPMYQLGWFPDFPDPDNYLTPFFAPNNFLQSHYEDTTTTKLLDTERTESDATARAKTLGEVQERVAQQVPILPLLTGSQVAVSGDDVEGVDDTLDASFKFRFASLSKG, from the coding sequence GTGGCTGCCACGACTCTCGCCGGCCTGGCGCTCGCGGCGTGCGGCGCCGGGAACACCGGCGACACGGACGCCGGCATCCTCGTCGGCACCACCGACAAGGTCGTCTCGATCGACCCGGCCGGCTCGTACGACAACGGCTCCACGCAGGTCCAGACGCAGGCCTACCAGTACCTGATGAACTTCCCCGCGGGGAGCACGGACCTGACGCCCGACGCCGCGGAGTCCTGTGACTTCGAGACGCCCACGGAGTACGTCTGCACCGTGAAGGACGGCCTGACGTTCGCGAACGGCAACGAGCTGACCGCGTCCGACGTCGCCTTCTCCTTCCAGCGGATCGTCGACATCAACGACCCCAACGGCCCGGCCTCGCTGCTCGGCGCCATGAAGAAGGTCGAGGCGCGCGACGACTCGACGGTCGTGTTCACGCTCGCCGCGCCGAACGACGTCACGTTCCCGCAGGTGCTCGCGACGTCGGCGGGACCGATCGTCGACGAGGAGACCTACCCGGCCGACAAGGTGCTCGACGACGACGCCGCCGCCGTGAAGGCGCAGGGCTTCTCCGGTCCGTACACGATCGGCAGCTACAAGAAGAACGAGCTGGCCGAGTTCACGCGCAACAAGGACTACGACGGTGCGTTCGGCACGCCGAAGAACGACGCCGTGACGCTGACCTACTACGCCGACGCCAACAACCTGAAGCTCGACGTCCAGAACGGCAAGATCGACGTCGCGTGGCGCTCGCTGACGCCCACCGACATCGCCAGCCTGGAGAAGGCCGACGGCGTCACCGTCCACAAGGGCGACGGCGGCGAGCTGCGCTACATCGTCTTCAACCTCAAGACCATGCCCGGTGACGACGACGCCCAGAAGACGGCGATCCGCCAGGCCGTCGCGAGCTCGATCGACCGTGACGAGCTGTCCGAGCAGGTCTACAAGGGCACCTACACGCCGGCCTACTCGGCGGTGCCGGAGGGCCAGACGGCGGCCACCGAGCCGTTCAAGGAGCTCTACGGCGAGAAGCCCGACGTCGACAAGGCGAAGGCGTTCCTCGACGAGGCCGGCGTGGCCACCCCGGTCGAGCTGAACCTGCAGTACAACCCCGACCACTACGGCTCGAACTCCGACCAGGAGTACGCGATGGTCAAGCGTCAGCTCGAGGCGACGAAGCTGTTCACGGTGGACCTGCAGTCGACGGAGTGGACGACGTACTCCGAGGAGCGGGTCAAGGACGCCTACCCGATGTACCAGCTCGGCTGGTTCCCGGACTTCCCGGACCCGGACAACTACCTGACGCCGTTCTTCGCGCCGAACAACTTCCTCCAGTCGCACTACGAGGACACGACGACGACGAAGCTGCTCGACACCGAGCGCACCGAGTCCGACGCCACGGCCCGGGCGAAGACGCTCGGCGAGGTGCAGGAGCGGGTGGCGCAGCAGGTGCCGATCCTGCCGCTGCTGACCGGCTCGCAGGTGGCGGTCTCCGGCGACGACGTCGAGGGCGTGGACGACACGCTCGACGCGTCGTTCAAGTTCCGCTTCGCGTCCCTGTCGAAGGGCTGA
- a CDS encoding GAF domain-containing protein, producing MRESGVGAERQSHLLDAVVGLSQDLSFDNVLQRIVDSASELVGATYGFLGVLDSPSSHRMGTFAVHGLDQEHQDLIGRLPEGKGLLGLVIDHPEPVRLEHLGDHPESIGFPNLHPTMTSFLGVPIRVHDTVFGNLYLTDKIGGGGFTAEDQEVAVTIAAAAGVVIENVRLYEESERQRRWLRATTEVANALLRPISRQATSQLIVDRICEVSEAGAAALVVPTEEHQFVVAASTGIEPDPSGHHVDIPFLREVVRTHAPVVLDDVLDDTRIDDETLAAFPGLQAVQAHPLHFDDGTAVIVMGWFAEQPPSSWSLDPELPYGFTQQAALVMQVVRARESQAKLAILEDRERIGRDLHDLVIQRLFAIGLSLDSISSSVTPQVGERLSDAVDGLDQTIKEIRRTIFDLSSPSVPANLRLEIDAIVGEAERMLGYRPVVDTHGPVESVVPDIVAEQLTAVLKEMLSNIVRHSHAGEVTIDLDVTDGIVLTVTDDGLGLDPEQPFGNGLRNMRHRAQNLGGTCEFSEPSHGGLQIRWSVPQEMS from the coding sequence ATGCGTGAGTCCGGAGTCGGGGCCGAGCGTCAGAGCCACCTGCTCGACGCGGTGGTCGGGCTGTCCCAGGACCTGTCCTTCGACAACGTGCTGCAGCGCATCGTCGACTCCGCGAGCGAGCTGGTCGGCGCCACCTACGGCTTCCTCGGCGTGCTCGACTCGCCGTCGTCGCACCGCATGGGCACCTTCGCCGTGCACGGCCTGGACCAGGAGCACCAGGACCTCATCGGCCGCCTGCCGGAGGGCAAGGGACTGCTGGGCCTCGTGATCGACCACCCCGAGCCCGTCCGGCTCGAGCACCTCGGCGACCACCCCGAGAGCATCGGCTTCCCGAACCTCCACCCCACCATGACGTCGTTCCTCGGCGTGCCCATCCGGGTGCACGACACCGTCTTCGGCAACCTCTACCTCACCGACAAGATCGGCGGCGGCGGCTTCACCGCGGAGGACCAGGAGGTCGCCGTCACCATCGCGGCGGCCGCCGGTGTCGTCATCGAGAACGTGCGCCTCTACGAGGAGAGCGAGCGGCAGCGTCGCTGGCTGAGGGCCACCACGGAGGTGGCCAACGCGCTCCTGCGGCCCATCTCGCGCCAGGCCACCAGCCAGCTCATCGTCGACCGCATCTGCGAGGTGTCCGAGGCCGGCGCCGCCGCTCTCGTCGTGCCGACCGAGGAGCACCAGTTCGTCGTGGCGGCCTCCACCGGCATCGAGCCCGACCCGAGCGGGCACCACGTCGACATCCCGTTCCTGCGCGAGGTCGTCCGCACGCACGCCCCGGTCGTGCTCGACGACGTCCTCGACGACACCCGCATCGACGACGAGACGTTGGCGGCCTTCCCGGGCCTGCAGGCCGTGCAGGCGCACCCGCTGCACTTCGACGACGGGACCGCCGTGATCGTCATGGGCTGGTTCGCCGAGCAGCCGCCGTCGTCGTGGAGCCTGGACCCCGAGCTGCCGTACGGCTTCACCCAGCAGGCGGCGCTCGTCATGCAGGTGGTCCGGGCGCGCGAGTCGCAGGCGAAGCTCGCCATCCTCGAGGACCGTGAGCGGATCGGCCGCGACCTGCACGACCTCGTCATCCAGCGGCTGTTCGCGATCGGCCTGTCGCTCGACAGCATCTCCTCCTCGGTGACGCCGCAGGTCGGCGAGCGGCTGTCCGACGCCGTCGACGGCCTCGACCAGACCATCAAGGAGATCCGGCGCACGATCTTCGACCTCAGCTCGCCGTCCGTGCCCGCCAACCTGCGCCTCGAGATCGACGCGATCGTCGGCGAGGCGGAGCGGATGCTCGGCTACCGCCCGGTCGTCGACACGCACGGCCCCGTCGAGAGCGTCGTGCCCGACATCGTCGCCGAACAGCTCACCGCCGTGCTGAAGGAGATGCTGTCGAACATCGTGCGGCACTCCCACGCCGGCGAGGTGACCATCGACCTCGACGTCACCGACGGCATCGTGCTCACCGTCACCGACGACGGGCTGGGTCTCGACCCCGAGCAGCCCTTCGGCAACGGGCTGCGCAACATGCGCCACCGGGCGCAGAACCTCGGAGGGACCTGCGAGTTCTCCGAGCCCTCGCACGGCGGACTGCAGATACGCTGGAGCGTCCCCCAGGAGATGTCGTGA
- a CDS encoding response regulator: MSEPIRIFLLDDHEIVRRGIRDLLEAQEGLVVVGEAGTAADALASIPRLLPDVAVLDARLPDGSGIEVCRDVRAAHPEVNVIILTSFDDDEALFSAIMAGAAGYALKQIRGNDLVQAVRQVAAGGSLLDPAVTAQVLERIRNAPAPKDPLAELTPQERKILSLIGQGMTNRQIAAEMYLAEKTVKNYVSQLLSKLGLQRRTQAAVLAEKHGLAGDA, from the coding sequence ATGTCCGAGCCGATCCGGATCTTCCTGCTCGACGACCACGAGATCGTGCGCCGCGGCATCCGCGACCTCCTGGAGGCGCAGGAGGGTCTCGTGGTCGTGGGTGAGGCCGGCACGGCCGCCGACGCGCTCGCGTCGATCCCGCGCCTGCTCCCCGACGTCGCCGTCCTCGACGCGCGTCTGCCCGACGGGTCGGGCATCGAGGTCTGCCGCGACGTGCGGGCCGCCCACCCCGAGGTCAACGTCATCATCCTGACCTCCTTCGACGACGACGAGGCCCTCTTCTCGGCGATCATGGCCGGCGCCGCCGGCTACGCGCTCAAGCAGATCCGCGGCAACGACCTCGTCCAGGCCGTGCGCCAGGTCGCGGCCGGCGGCTCGCTGCTCGACCCGGCGGTCACGGCGCAGGTGCTCGAGCGCATCCGCAACGCGCCCGCGCCGAAGGACCCGCTCGCCGAGCTGACCCCGCAGGAGCGCAAGATCCTCTCGCTCATCGGCCAGGGCATGACCAACCGCCAGATCGCCGCCGAGATGTACCTCGCCGAGAAGACGGTCAAGAACTACGTCTCCCAGCTGCTCTCCAAGCTCGGCCTGCAGCGCCGCACCCAGGCCGCCGTGCTCGCCGAGAAGCACGGGCTCGCCGGCGACGCCTGA
- the glyA gene encoding serine hydroxymethyltransferase: protein MDHNQSLASFDPDVARLLDAELARQQTTLEMIASENFAPVAALEAQGSVLTNKYAEGYPGKRYYGGCEVVDEVEQIAIDRLKQLFDAEYANVQPHSGASANAAVLHAIARKDDTIMGLDLANGGHLTHGMKINFSGRLYNVVPYHVDDSGLVDMEEVRTLAREHSPKVIIAGWSAYPRQLDFAAFRAIADEVGAYLWVDMAHFAGLVAAGLHPSPLPHAHVVSSTTHKTLGGPRGGVILSNDPEMVKKLQSAVFPGQQGGPLEHVIAAKAVAFKMALEPEFKDRQQRTIEGAQILAERLLADDARKAGIQVLSGGTDVHLVLVDLRDSELDGQQAEDRLHEVGITVNRNAVPNDPRPPMVTSGLRIGTPALATRGFGAEEFREVADVIAEALTPGDLDVEGLRKRTTALAERFPLYPHLTPFTS from the coding sequence ATGGACCACAACCAGTCGCTCGCCTCGTTCGACCCCGACGTCGCGCGTCTCCTCGACGCCGAGCTCGCCCGTCAGCAGACGACGCTCGAGATGATCGCGTCGGAGAACTTCGCGCCGGTCGCGGCGCTCGAGGCGCAGGGCAGCGTCCTCACCAACAAGTACGCCGAGGGCTACCCGGGCAAGCGCTACTACGGCGGCTGCGAGGTCGTCGACGAGGTCGAGCAGATCGCGATCGACCGGTTGAAGCAGCTGTTCGACGCCGAGTACGCGAACGTCCAGCCGCACTCGGGCGCCAGCGCCAACGCCGCCGTCCTGCACGCCATCGCGCGCAAGGACGACACGATCATGGGTCTGGACCTCGCCAACGGCGGGCACCTGACGCACGGCATGAAGATCAACTTCTCCGGGCGCCTCTACAACGTGGTCCCGTACCACGTCGACGACTCCGGCCTGGTCGACATGGAGGAGGTGCGCACGCTCGCCCGTGAGCACAGCCCCAAGGTCATCATCGCCGGCTGGTCCGCCTACCCGCGCCAGCTCGACTTCGCCGCCTTCCGCGCGATCGCCGACGAGGTCGGCGCCTACCTGTGGGTCGACATGGCGCACTTCGCCGGTCTCGTGGCCGCCGGCCTGCACCCGTCGCCGCTGCCGCACGCGCACGTCGTGTCCAGCACCACGCACAAGACGCTCGGTGGGCCCCGCGGCGGTGTGATCCTGTCCAACGACCCCGAGATGGTCAAGAAGCTGCAGTCCGCGGTCTTCCCGGGCCAGCAGGGCGGTCCGCTCGAGCACGTCATCGCCGCCAAGGCCGTCGCGTTCAAGATGGCGCTCGAGCCGGAGTTCAAGGACCGTCAGCAGCGCACCATCGAGGGCGCGCAGATCCTCGCCGAGCGTCTGCTCGCCGACGACGCCCGCAAGGCCGGCATCCAGGTGCTGTCCGGCGGCACCGACGTGCACCTCGTCCTCGTCGACCTGCGCGACAGCGAGCTCGACGGCCAGCAGGCCGAGGACCGCCTCCACGAGGTCGGCATCACCGTCAACCGCAACGCGGTGCCGAACGACCCGCGTCCGCCGATGGTCACGTCGGGCCTGCGCATCGGCACGCCCGCGCTGGCCACCCGCGGCTTCGGCGCCGAGGAGTTCCGTGAGGTCGCCGACGTCATCGCCGAGGCGCTCACGCCCGGCGACCTCGACGTCGAGGGCCTGCGCAAGCGCACCACCGCCCTCGCCGAGCGGTTCCCGCTGTACCCGCACCTCACGCCGTTCACCTCCTGA
- a CDS encoding SURF1 family protein — protein MPEPAAATSPPSTARLWLRLTPLHLFAVVAVALCVAGGFWQLGAYESRQGDAVRESAAAAPAPIEQVWGLGRPFAADLQDRRVTVQGRFAPADQQVWVRGEISGGRTWLVAPFLVDGSDGALLVVRGSSDAPGALPPVPSGDVNLGVVLQPSQGGGLPLDADRVTTSITTPSLVNELPYRLWSGYGLVQEWTAFAGSGDPTPGFGAPVDPPDPDVSWTVGLKNLAYALQWWVFAVFAVALWWRMCRDQVEEARERHTTARQADDHPVDSLTP, from the coding sequence GTGCCCGAGCCCGCCGCAGCCACCAGCCCGCCGTCGACGGCGCGACTGTGGCTGCGGCTCACGCCGCTGCACCTGTTCGCGGTCGTCGCCGTCGCGCTGTGCGTGGCCGGCGGGTTCTGGCAGCTCGGCGCGTACGAGTCGCGCCAGGGCGACGCCGTGCGAGAGTCGGCCGCCGCCGCGCCGGCGCCGATCGAGCAGGTCTGGGGTCTCGGACGTCCGTTCGCAGCAGACCTGCAGGACCGCCGGGTCACGGTGCAGGGACGGTTCGCCCCCGCCGACCAGCAGGTGTGGGTCCGCGGCGAGATCAGTGGCGGTCGCACCTGGCTCGTGGCGCCGTTCCTGGTCGACGGGTCCGACGGCGCCCTCCTCGTCGTGCGCGGCTCGAGCGACGCCCCGGGCGCGCTGCCGCCGGTGCCGTCCGGTGACGTCAACCTCGGCGTGGTGCTGCAGCCGAGCCAGGGCGGCGGCCTGCCCCTCGACGCCGACCGCGTCACGACCTCGATCACGACGCCGTCGCTGGTCAACGAGCTGCCCTACCGGCTGTGGTCGGGATACGGGCTCGTGCAGGAGTGGACCGCGTTCGCCGGATCGGGCGACCCCACCCCCGGCTTCGGCGCGCCCGTCGACCCGCCCGACCCCGACGTGTCGTGGACGGTCGGGCTCAAGAACCTCGCGTACGCGCTGCAGTGGTGGGTCTTCGCGGTGTTCGCCGTCGCGCTGTGGTGGCGGATGTGTCGCGACCAGGTCGAGGAGGCGCGGGAGCGACACACGACGGCGCGTCAGGCCGACGACCACCCCGTCGATAGCCTGACCCCGTGA
- a CDS encoding DUF3817 domain-containing protein — protein sequence MSRIAVAYRVLAWVVGVNLLVVFAGFFGKIFTDEGSWWNRHQDVFLVIDQVHGFLFMALLVLVAILASRHRWSPTFTITTMLLATIPFVSFWAERRTTRVLRAEHDGLAAPR from the coding sequence GTGAGTCGCATCGCTGTCGCCTACCGGGTGCTCGCCTGGGTCGTGGGCGTGAACCTGCTCGTCGTGTTCGCCGGGTTCTTCGGCAAGATCTTCACCGACGAGGGCTCCTGGTGGAACCGTCACCAGGACGTCTTCCTCGTCATCGACCAGGTGCACGGCTTCCTGTTCATGGCGTTGCTCGTGCTGGTCGCGATCCTGGCCAGCCGGCACCGCTGGTCGCCGACGTTCACGATCACGACGATGCTGCTCGCCACGATCCCGTTCGTCAGCTTCTGGGCCGAGCGCCGCACCACGCGGGTGCTGCGCGCCGAGCACGACGGCCTCGCCGCGCCCCGCTGA
- a CDS encoding enoyl-CoA hydratase/isomerase family protein, whose protein sequence is MSAPRVDVTRVDDVAVVTFSAPPVNLYSLELHDAFDTALDAVEADLPRAVLVRAEGKLVSGGVDVAQFHARKTQEDTKDLYDRMLELPDRIAALDVPTFFAAHALTLTWALEVALACDVVLASEKAKFGLVERVIGLTPTMGGTQRLAQRAGVGRAKEVVLTGELFDAATFERWNVVNRVLPVDGFDDAVLDVVRQVAVGPTQAFGAAKRILRAYETGGVPGANEVTTQIASALFATEDLQHGMESFLQDGPGRASFTGR, encoded by the coding sequence GTGAGCGCGCCCCGCGTCGACGTCACGCGCGTCGACGACGTCGCCGTCGTGACGTTCAGCGCCCCACCGGTGAACCTGTACTCCCTCGAGCTGCACGACGCGTTCGACACCGCGCTCGACGCGGTCGAGGCCGACCTGCCCCGAGCGGTCCTGGTCCGAGCCGAGGGCAAGCTGGTCTCCGGCGGGGTCGACGTCGCCCAGTTCCACGCCCGGAAGACGCAGGAGGACACCAAGGACCTCTACGACCGGATGCTCGAGCTGCCCGACCGCATCGCGGCGCTCGACGTCCCGACGTTCTTCGCGGCCCACGCGCTGACGCTCACCTGGGCGCTGGAGGTCGCGCTCGCCTGCGACGTCGTGCTTGCCAGCGAGAAGGCGAAGTTCGGCCTCGTGGAGCGGGTCATCGGCCTGACCCCGACGATGGGCGGCACGCAGCGTCTCGCGCAGCGTGCGGGCGTCGGCCGGGCCAAGGAGGTCGTGCTCACGGGCGAGCTGTTCGACGCCGCGACCTTCGAGCGCTGGAACGTGGTCAACCGGGTCCTCCCGGTCGACGGGTTCGACGACGCGGTGCTCGACGTCGTGCGGCAGGTCGCGGTGGGTCCGACGCAGGCGTTCGGCGCGGCCAAGCGGATCCTGCGCGCCTACGAGACCGGCGGCGTGCCCGGCGCGAACGAGGTGACGACGCAGATCGCGTCGGCGCTGTTCGCGACCGAGGACCTGCAGCACGGCATGGAGTCGTTCCTGCAGGACGGCCCCGGTCGGGCCAGCTTCACCGGCCGCTGA
- a CDS encoding peptidylprolyl isomerase, with translation MSSPLSATLHTNHGDVVVRLFPDHAPKTVENFVGLAEGTKEWLDPATGQVATRPFFDGITFHRIISNFMIQGGDPLGTGTGGPGYTFEDEFHPDLRFDKPYLLAMANAGPGTNGSQFFITVVPTDWLNRKHTIFGEVADEAGQKVIDAIAAVPTDGFDRPVEPVVIEKVTIDRG, from the coding sequence GTGTCTTCCCCGCTGAGCGCCACCCTGCACACCAACCACGGCGACGTCGTGGTCCGGCTGTTCCCCGACCACGCCCCCAAGACCGTCGAGAACTTCGTCGGCCTCGCCGAGGGCACGAAGGAGTGGCTCGACCCCGCCACCGGCCAGGTCGCCACGCGCCCGTTCTTCGACGGCATCACGTTCCACCGCATCATCAGCAACTTCATGATCCAGGGCGGCGACCCGCTCGGCACCGGCACGGGTGGCCCCGGCTACACGTTCGAGGACGAGTTCCACCCCGACCTGCGCTTCGACAAGCCCTACCTGCTGGCGATGGCCAACGCGGGACCGGGCACCAACGGCTCGCAGTTCTTCATCACGGTCGTCCCGACGGACTGGCTGAACCGCAAGCACACCATCTTCGGCGAGGTCGCCGACGAGGCCGGCCAGAAGGTGATCGACGCGATCGCCGCGGTGCCGACGGACGGCTTCGACCGTCCCGTCGAGCCCGTGGTGATCGAGAAGGTCACCATCGACCGCGGCTGA
- a CDS encoding rhomboid family intramembrane serine protease has translation MTGTAPGSRPDGAPRCYRHPDREALISCQRCERPICTQDMNEASVGFQCPECVNRGAKSVRLPRTVAGGALQTREGAVSLVIIGINVVVYVLQLLTGDLRSPLYQQGAMFPVGVADGQWWRLLTSAFLHLGTLHILFNMYALYLFGPLVERKLGTVRFIAAYLTTAVVSGVFVMWLSAPFSGTAGASGAVFGLFGMALLFMLRAREDVRGLLALLAVNVAIGFLGPISWQGHLGGFVAGVLLGAVFAYGPRTRRTLVQVAAFALVWAAVVVAVLVRSQQLLG, from the coding sequence ATGACCGGAACGGCACCGGGGTCGCGCCCCGACGGCGCGCCCCGGTGCTACCGCCACCCGGACCGCGAGGCGCTCATCAGCTGCCAGCGGTGCGAGCGCCCCATCTGCACGCAGGACATGAACGAGGCGTCCGTCGGCTTCCAGTGCCCGGAGTGCGTCAACCGCGGCGCGAAGTCGGTGCGCCTGCCACGCACGGTCGCCGGCGGTGCGCTGCAGACCCGCGAGGGTGCGGTCTCGCTGGTGATCATCGGGATCAACGTCGTCGTGTACGTCCTACAGCTGCTCACCGGCGACCTGCGCAGCCCGCTGTACCAGCAGGGCGCGATGTTCCCGGTCGGCGTGGCCGACGGTCAGTGGTGGCGGCTGCTCACGTCGGCGTTCCTGCACCTCGGGACGCTGCACATCCTCTTCAACATGTACGCGCTCTACCTGTTCGGCCCGCTCGTCGAGCGGAAGTTGGGCACGGTGCGCTTCATCGCCGCCTACCTCACCACCGCCGTGGTCTCCGGCGTCTTCGTCATGTGGCTGTCGGCGCCGTTCAGCGGGACGGCGGGCGCGTCGGGTGCGGTGTTCGGCCTGTTCGGCATGGCGCTGCTGTTCATGCTCCGGGCACGCGAGGACGTGCGCGGCCTGCTCGCGCTGCTGGCGGTCAACGTGGCCATCGGCTTCCTCGGCCCGATCAGCTGGCAGGGCCACCTCGGCGGCTTCGTGGCCGGCGTGCTGCTGGGCGCGGTGTTCGCCTACGGGCCGCGGACGCGCCGCACGCTCGTGCAGGTGGCGGCCTTCGCCCTCGTGTGGGCGGCCGTGGTGGTCGCGGTGCTGGTGCGCTCCCAGCAGCTGCTGGGCTGA
- a CDS encoding SDR family oxidoreductase — protein sequence MSIFVPGTRVLVTGAASGLGLALVTQLAEQGCRVLATDVHAEVPEVLQALAAAHPEVSYRTLDVTSDVDWSTVRDHVVETWDGLDVLFNNAGVAAGGRIELSEMDQWQWIVDINLLGVVRGCRTFVPLLKQQGRGTIVNTASAAGLIHPPRMSEYNSVKAGVVALSETLFHELKPSGIQVSVVCPTFFKTNLTSSLRGKDESAQKSAAKLIDGSKRTAADIAAIVIAEVEKGRHIVLTDREGKLAYAAKRFLRPLYYREMAKAAVRMGRRD from the coding sequence ATGTCGATCTTCGTCCCGGGCACGCGCGTGCTCGTCACCGGCGCGGCCTCCGGGCTGGGCCTCGCCCTCGTCACCCAGCTGGCCGAGCAGGGGTGTCGCGTGCTCGCCACCGACGTCCACGCCGAGGTCCCGGAGGTGCTGCAGGCGCTCGCGGCCGCCCACCCCGAGGTGTCCTACCGGACCCTCGACGTGACGTCCGACGTCGACTGGAGCACCGTGCGAGACCACGTCGTCGAGACGTGGGACGGGCTCGACGTGCTCTTCAACAACGCGGGCGTCGCGGCGGGTGGCCGGATCGAGCTGTCGGAGATGGACCAGTGGCAGTGGATCGTCGACATCAACCTGCTCGGCGTCGTGCGCGGCTGCCGCACGTTCGTCCCGCTGCTGAAGCAGCAGGGTCGGGGCACGATCGTCAACACCGCGTCGGCGGCCGGGCTCATCCACCCGCCGCGCATGAGCGAGTACAACTCCGTCAAGGCCGGCGTCGTCGCGCTCAGCGAGACCCTGTTCCACGAGCTCAAGCCCTCGGGCATCCAGGTCAGCGTCGTCTGCCCCACCTTCTTCAAGACCAATCTGACCTCCTCGCTGCGCGGCAAGGACGAGTCGGCGCAGAAGTCGGCGGCCAAGCTCATCGACGGCTCCAAGCGCACCGCGGCCGACATCGCCGCCATCGTCATCGCCGAGGTCGAGAAGGGCCGGCACATCGTCCTGACCGACCGCGAGGGCAAGCTGGCCTACGCCGCCAAGCGGTTCCTGCGGCCGCTGTACTACCGCGAGATGGCCAAGGCGGCCGTGCGCATGGGCCGGAGGGACTGA